The Vibrio echinoideorum genome includes a region encoding these proteins:
- a CDS encoding aminodeoxychorismate/anthranilate synthase component II, producing MADIVFIDNFDSFTYNLVDQFRSLGHSVKIYRNNISAKVVEAAINELDNPVALLSPGPGAPADAGCMPELIQLLKGKVPMIGICLGHQAIVEAYGGTVAGAGEIIHGKVSMMEHQNHATYQGLPSPLAIARYHSLVATHVSDSLMVTAEVDDLVMSVVQEQDKVCGFQFHPESIMTTYGATLLANAIEWALEKPLHLEKSSTLDKKTN from the coding sequence ATGGCTGATATTGTATTCATCGATAACTTCGACTCGTTCACTTATAACCTTGTAGACCAGTTTCGTTCATTGGGACACAGCGTAAAGATTTACCGTAACAACATCTCGGCAAAAGTAGTGGAAGCGGCTATCAACGAGCTAGACAACCCTGTTGCGCTACTTTCACCAGGCCCTGGCGCTCCTGCTGATGCGGGCTGTATGCCAGAGCTAATTCAGCTTTTAAAAGGCAAAGTGCCAATGATTGGCATTTGCTTAGGCCACCAAGCGATTGTTGAAGCCTACGGCGGCACCGTTGCAGGCGCTGGCGAAATCATTCATGGTAAAGTGTCTATGATGGAACACCAAAACCATGCGACTTACCAAGGCTTACCTTCGCCACTGGCTATCGCTCGCTACCATTCTTTGGTGGCAACACATGTATCCGATAGCCTAATGGTGACCGCTGAAGTCGATGATTTGGTGATGTCTGTGGTTCAAGAACAAGACAAGGTTTGTGGATTCCAATTCCACCCAGAATCGATTATGACGACCTACGGTGCAACGCTTCTAGCGAACGCTATCGAATGGGCTCTTGAGAAACCTCTTCATCTAGAGAAAAGCTCTACTCTTGATAAAAAGACTAACTAG
- a CDS encoding anthranilate synthase component 1, whose protein sequence is MNKAIEIKKLGTIEVINSSVPYSQDPTSVFHTLCENKTDSLLLESAEIESKQNLTSLLLIDSAVRIVCRGHEVTFQALTQNGQALIEHLAQNVKTEIKSDLTDNVLTLTFVEPSNELDEDSRLREASSFDALRLVQHSFEQDPSNKHALFMAGLFAYDIVANFEPLGDAEATNNCPDFVFYVAETLLRFDHQENEGLLHASLFTQDESIKAQLTDRLADIQTQCQSLKAITEVTPLDNVEAVPSVSDQDFCQTVRDLKEYVVKGDVFQVVPSRRFTLPCPAPLAAYKELKQSNPSPYMFYMQDELFTLFGASPESALKYETETNQIEIYPIAGTRRRGKRPDGQIDFDLDSRIELELRTDKKENAEHMMLVDLARNDVARIAEAGTRHVADLLKVDRYSHVMHLVSRVVGQLREDLDALHAYQACMNMGTLTGAPKIRAMQLIRDVEKTRRGSYGGAVGYLTGEGTLDTCIVIRSAYVEDGVAQVQAGAGVVFDSDPQAEADETRGKAQAVISAIQAAHTASCKSSSNKQES, encoded by the coding sequence GTGAACAAGGCCATTGAAATCAAAAAGCTGGGAACCATTGAGGTCATCAATTCTTCGGTTCCTTACTCACAAGATCCAACCAGTGTTTTTCATACTTTGTGTGAAAACAAAACAGACAGTCTGTTGCTGGAATCTGCTGAGATTGAATCTAAACAAAACCTGACAAGCTTACTCCTTATCGACTCTGCTGTTCGCATCGTATGCCGTGGACATGAAGTAACCTTTCAAGCATTGACCCAAAACGGTCAAGCGCTTATCGAACACCTAGCTCAAAACGTTAAAACAGAGATCAAATCTGACCTTACCGATAACGTATTGACGCTCACTTTTGTCGAGCCTAGTAACGAATTAGACGAAGACTCACGTTTAAGAGAAGCGTCTTCTTTTGATGCATTGCGTTTAGTTCAGCACAGCTTTGAACAAGACCCAAGCAACAAACACGCATTATTTATGGCGGGCCTATTCGCTTACGACATCGTGGCGAACTTTGAACCGCTAGGCGATGCGGAAGCGACTAACAACTGCCCTGACTTTGTTTTCTACGTTGCTGAAACACTATTACGTTTCGACCACCAGGAGAATGAAGGCCTGCTTCACGCAAGCTTGTTCACTCAAGACGAAAGCATTAAGGCACAATTAACGGATCGCCTAGCTGATATTCAAACACAATGTCAGTCCTTGAAAGCCATCACAGAAGTAACGCCGCTCGACAACGTTGAAGCTGTACCAAGCGTTTCAGATCAAGACTTCTGCCAAACGGTTCGTGACTTAAAAGAGTACGTGGTAAAAGGCGATGTATTCCAAGTGGTACCTTCACGCCGCTTCACGCTGCCTTGCCCTGCTCCACTGGCGGCTTATAAAGAACTCAAACAAAGTAACCCAAGCCCTTACATGTTCTACATGCAAGACGAGCTATTTACTCTGTTCGGTGCTTCTCCAGAAAGCGCGCTGAAATACGAAACCGAAACCAACCAAATCGAGATCTACCCAATTGCAGGTACTCGTCGTCGCGGTAAACGCCCAGACGGTCAAATCGATTTCGACCTAGATAGCCGTATCGAACTTGAACTGCGTACCGACAAGAAAGAAAACGCTGAACACATGATGCTGGTCGACCTAGCGCGTAACGATGTGGCTCGTATTGCCGAAGCCGGCACTCGCCACGTAGCAGACTTATTGAAAGTTGATCGCTACAGCCATGTGATGCACTTGGTTTCTCGCGTTGTTGGTCAGCTACGTGAAGACTTAGATGCCCTGCACGCTTACCAAGCTTGTATGAACATGGGTACGCTAACTGGCGCGCCAAAAATCCGCGCAATGCAACTTATCCGTGACGTAGAAAAAACGCGTCGTGGTAGCTACGGTGGCGCAGTGGGTTACTTAACGGGTGAAGGCACATTAGATACTTGCATCGTAATTCGCTCTGCTTACGTTGAAGATGGCGTAGCACAGGTTCAAGCGGGTGCAGGTGTGGTGTTCGATTCAGATCCACAAGCAGAAGCAGATGAAACTCGCGGTAAAGCACAAGCGGTTATCTCAGCGATTCAAGCCGCGCATACTGCATCTTGTAAGTCATCATCAAATAAGCAGGAGTCGTAA
- a CDS encoding trp operon leader peptide — MLQEFNQNHKDKVLELSSVEASSELNWWRTWTSSWWANVYF; from the coding sequence ATGTTACAAGAATTTAACCAAAACCATAAAGATAAAGTTTTAGAACTTTCTTCAGTAGAAGCAAGCTCTGAGCTTAATTGGTGGCGCACTTGGACAAGTTCTTGGTGGGCTAACGTGTACTTCTAG
- the rnm gene encoding RNase RNM has translation MRIDLHSHTTASDGRLTPPELIDRALGFNIEALAITDHDTTDGLAEARNYIADNNLPIQLINGIEISTVWQNKDIHIVGLNVDPESPELKALIEQQKLHRIGRAEMIAQRLEKATREGLLEEVKLIAGDAPITRAHFAKWLVDNGYAKTMQQVFKKFLTRNNPGYVPPTWCSMSDAVTAIHAAGGQAVLAHPARYGFTAKWIKRLLAAFVEANGDAMEVAQPQQAQQERRTLADYAIQYKLLASQGSDFHYPSPWMELGRNLWLPSGVEEVWKDWEFQTVSPSDIDDSI, from the coding sequence ATGAGAATTGATCTACATAGTCATACAACAGCCTCAGATGGCCGACTTACTCCACCTGAACTGATTGACCGAGCGTTAGGCTTTAACATCGAAGCGTTAGCGATTACAGATCATGATACGACTGATGGGCTTGCTGAAGCACGCAACTATATTGCTGATAACAACCTTCCGATTCAGTTGATTAACGGCATCGAGATCTCAACCGTTTGGCAAAACAAAGATATCCATATTGTTGGGTTAAACGTTGATCCTGAATCACCAGAATTGAAAGCGTTAATTGAACAACAAAAGCTTCACCGTATTGGGCGTGCAGAGATGATTGCTCAACGTCTTGAGAAAGCGACGCGTGAAGGGTTGTTAGAAGAAGTTAAATTGATTGCTGGTGATGCGCCTATCACTCGTGCTCACTTTGCTAAGTGGCTAGTCGATAATGGTTACGCAAAAACCATGCAACAGGTGTTCAAAAAGTTTCTTACTCGTAATAACCCAGGTTATGTACCGCCAACGTGGTGCTCAATGAGTGATGCTGTAACGGCTATTCATGCGGCTGGTGGCCAAGCGGTGCTTGCACACCCTGCGCGATATGGCTTCACCGCAAAGTGGATTAAACGTCTTCTCGCTGCATTTGTTGAAGCAAATGGTGACGCTATGGAAGTGGCTCAACCTCAGCAAGCGCAACAAGAAAGACGCACACTCGCGGATTATGCTATACAATACAAACTATTAGCCTCCCAAGGCAGCGACTTCCATTACCCATCCCCATGGATGGAACTTGGACGTAATCTCTGGCTACCTTCTGGGGTCGAAGAAGTATGGAAAGATTGGGAGTTTCAAACGGTTTCACCATCTGATATCGATGACAGTATTTAG
- a CDS encoding L-threonylcarbamoyladenylate synthase encodes MSQFFYVHPDNPQARLITQAVAIIRSGGVVVYPTDSGYALGCQLENKQALERICKIRRIDDKHNFTLLCRDLSELSLYARVDNVAFRLLKAHTPGAYTFIFKATKEVPKRLMNAKRKTIGIRVPDNKIALDLLEAMGEPLMSTSLILPGNETTESDPEEIRDSLEHAVDVILNGGYLSEQPTTVIDFSDDDAVVLRRGAGDPAPFE; translated from the coding sequence ATGAGCCAGTTTTTTTATGTACACCCAGATAACCCACAAGCACGCTTAATTACTCAAGCTGTTGCTATTATCCGTAGTGGCGGTGTTGTGGTTTATCCGACAGATTCAGGTTATGCGCTAGGTTGTCAGCTTGAGAATAAACAAGCACTTGAACGTATCTGCAAAATTCGTCGAATCGATGATAAACACAACTTCACTTTGTTATGCCGTGATCTTTCTGAGTTATCACTGTATGCACGAGTTGATAACGTTGCTTTCCGTTTGCTTAAAGCACATACACCAGGTGCTTATACTTTTATTTTCAAAGCAACCAAAGAAGTACCAAAGCGGTTGATGAACGCCAAGCGTAAAACGATTGGTATCCGTGTTCCTGACAATAAGATTGCTCTCGATCTGCTAGAGGCGATGGGTGAACCATTAATGTCGACGTCACTAATCCTGCCGGGTAATGAGACAACAGAGTCGGATCCGGAAGAAATTCGCGACAGCCTTGAGCATGCCGTTGATGTCATTCTGAATGGCGGCTATTTAAGTGAACAACCAACTACGGTTATTGACTTCAGTGACGATGACGCCGTTGTCTTACGTCGTGGTGCCGGTGATCCAGCGCCGTTTGAATAA
- the rluB gene encoding 23S rRNA pseudouridine(2605) synthase RluB translates to MSEKLQKVLARAGHGSRRELEGLIKSGRVSVNGQVAKLGERLEDENSVIRIDGHTITGKASEEVVCRVLAYYKPEGELCTRHDPEGRRTVFDRLPKIRGSRWISVGRLDANTSGLLLFTTDGELANRLMHPSRQVEREYLVRVFGEVTEQKVKNVTRGVKLEDGMARFEDVVYAGGEGMNHTFYVAINEGRNREVRRLWESQETTVSRLKRVRYGDIYLDKKLPRGGWKELDLQEVNYLRELVELQPEKETLLDLDPANTSRKRERSRSQKIRRAVKRHEERANAPKGRSNQTKRKKPATRGTTTPDSGRSAPATNGKPQATKKPKLNNGRPAKPAKPRTRQ, encoded by the coding sequence ATGAGCGAAAAATTACAGAAGGTTTTAGCGCGAGCTGGTCACGGTTCTCGTCGTGAACTAGAAGGTTTAATCAAATCTGGTCGTGTAAGTGTTAACGGGCAAGTAGCAAAATTGGGTGAGCGTCTTGAAGACGAGAACTCAGTTATCCGCATCGACGGTCACACTATTACTGGTAAAGCTTCTGAAGAAGTGGTTTGTCGTGTGCTTGCTTACTACAAACCAGAAGGTGAGCTTTGTACTCGTCATGACCCAGAAGGTCGCCGTACTGTTTTCGATCGTCTACCTAAGATCCGTGGTTCTCGCTGGATTTCAGTAGGTCGTCTTGATGCAAACACATCTGGTCTTTTGCTTTTCACTACCGATGGTGAACTTGCAAACCGCCTAATGCACCCAAGCCGTCAGGTTGAGCGTGAGTACCTAGTACGTGTATTTGGTGAAGTGACTGAGCAGAAAGTTAAAAACGTTACTCGTGGTGTGAAACTAGAAGATGGCATGGCTCGTTTCGAAGACGTGGTTTACGCTGGTGGTGAAGGTATGAACCATACTTTCTACGTAGCGATTAACGAAGGTCGTAACCGTGAGGTTCGTCGTCTTTGGGAATCACAAGAAACAACAGTAAGCCGTCTGAAACGTGTACGTTACGGTGATATCTACCTTGATAAGAAACTGCCTCGTGGCGGTTGGAAAGAGCTAGATCTTCAAGAAGTAAACTACTTGCGTGAGCTTGTTGAACTTCAGCCTGAAAAAGAGACTCTGCTGGATCTTGATCCTGCAAACACTTCTCGTAAGCGTGAGCGTTCTCGTAGCCAGAAAATTCGTCGTGCTGTTAAGCGTCACGAAGAGCGCGCAAATGCTCCTAAAGGCCGTAGCAACCAGACTAAGCGTAAGAAGCCTGCAACTCGCGGTACTACAACACCTGATTCAGGTCGTAGTGCTCCAGCGACCAATGGCAAACCTCAGGCTACCAAAAAGCCTAAACTGAACAACGGACGCCCGGCTAAACCGGCTAAGCCAAGAACTCGCCAGTAA
- a CDS encoding RNA methyltransferase, which translates to MTKAKTDTLSKGYACVGLVNPKTPENVGSVMRAAGCYGANSVFYTGTRYDHARQFHTDTKEKHLELPLIGVEDLKDIIPVGCVPVAVDLIEGAKPLPDYKHPPRAFYIFGPEDGTLKKEITDFCRETIYVPTNGCMNLAAAVNVILYDRMAKGDNFSNHLKVT; encoded by the coding sequence ATGACCAAAGCAAAAACAGATACCCTATCCAAAGGCTACGCCTGTGTTGGATTAGTGAATCCCAAAACACCTGAAAATGTTGGCTCAGTAATGCGAGCAGCTGGTTGCTACGGAGCAAACTCTGTATTTTATACTGGCACCCGCTATGACCACGCTCGACAGTTTCATACCGACACTAAAGAAAAGCACCTTGAGTTGCCACTCATTGGTGTAGAAGACCTTAAAGACATTATTCCGGTTGGCTGCGTACCCGTTGCGGTTGACTTGATTGAAGGCGCAAAGCCTCTGCCTGATTATAAGCACCCACCTCGTGCTTTTTACATCTTTGGCCCTGAAGATGGAACTCTGAAAAAAGAGATCACCGACTTCTGTCGTGAAACCATCTATGTCCCGACCAATGGTTGCATGAACTTAGCTGCTGCGGTAAATGTCATTTTGTACGACCGCATGGCAAAAGGTGACAACTTCTCTAATCACTTGAAAGTGACCTAA
- a CDS encoding HI1450 family dsDNA-mimic protein has translation MTEANDLMSYDDAIDTAYDIFLEMAPDNLEPADVILFTAQFEDRGAAELVETGDDWVEHVGFEVDKEIYAEVRIGLVNETDDVLDDVFARMLISRDPEHKFCHVLWKRD, from the coding sequence ATGACCGAAGCTAACGACCTAATGTCTTACGACGACGCAATTGACACTGCGTACGACATCTTCTTAGAGATGGCACCTGACAATCTTGAACCTGCTGACGTGATCCTATTCACAGCTCAGTTCGAAGACCGTGGCGCTGCAGAACTTGTTGAAACTGGCGATGATTGGGTTGAACATGTTGGCTTTGAAGTCGACAAAGAAATCTACGCTGAAGTGCGCATTGGTCTTGTGAATGAAACTGATGACGTTCTAGACGATGTGTTTGCTCGTATGCTAATCAGTCGTGACCCAGAACATAAGTTCTGTCACGTGCTGTGGAAACGCGACTAA
- the efpL gene encoding elongation factor P-like protein EfpL, translating to MPRASEIKKGFAINVDGKTVLVKDIEVTTPGGRGGQKIYRFRGHDVATGVKTEVRHKADEIVETIDVTKRAVMFSYVDGNEYIFMDNEDYTQFIFNGEMIEDELLFINEETQGVYAILIDGTAATLELPSSVELVIEETDPSIKGASASARTKPARLSTGLTVQVPEYIATGDKVVVNTTERKYMNRAS from the coding sequence ATGCCTAGAGCAAGTGAGATTAAAAAAGGTTTTGCGATCAATGTAGATGGCAAAACAGTACTCGTTAAAGATATCGAAGTGACAACACCTGGTGGCCGTGGCGGTCAAAAAATTTACCGCTTCCGTGGTCACGATGTAGCAACTGGCGTTAAAACAGAAGTTCGCCACAAGGCTGACGAAATCGTTGAAACTATCGACGTAACTAAGCGTGCAGTGATGTTCTCTTACGTTGATGGCAATGAGTACATCTTCATGGATAACGAAGATTACACACAGTTCATCTTCAACGGTGAAATGATCGAAGACGAACTGCTGTTCATCAACGAAGAGACTCAAGGCGTATACGCAATTCTTATCGATGGTACAGCGGCAACTCTTGAATTGCCTTCTTCAGTTGAGTTAGTTATCGAAGAAACAGACCCTTCAATCAAAGGTGCATCTGCTTCTGCTCGTACTAAACCAGCTCGCCTGTCTACCGGCCTTACAGTTCAAGTTCCTGAGTACATCGCAACTGGCGATAAAGTAGTAGTGAACACGACTGAACGTAAATACATGAACCGCGCAAGCTAA
- a CDS encoding nucleotidyltransferase family protein gives MQLPVIDPTQPFQPEFQPVVNDLITFLKGGLGSNLHSVYIYGSVARKQAVVGRSNLDVVVVTHRPFPDQRTTLLNTIKWRFQKSFPQVAQVAIKTTLVSEIVDFDNIFTWGFMLKHLAVCVHGEDLSDCYGDFETSWEIAKHWNMDAENWLAVYRNKIVRATVPEQQIAAQVIIAKKLLRASYSLVMYRDKYWFDDPVECGQQFLKYYPDKEVEIQRLGILLSGRAIPKRSVIGILDGFGEWLVKQYQKTEFRIG, from the coding sequence ATGCAGCTACCTGTTATTGACCCAACACAGCCTTTTCAACCTGAATTTCAACCTGTGGTTAACGATCTGATTACCTTTTTAAAAGGTGGGTTAGGCTCGAACCTACACAGTGTCTATATCTATGGCAGTGTGGCACGTAAGCAAGCCGTAGTCGGTCGCTCCAATCTTGATGTGGTTGTGGTGACCCATCGCCCTTTTCCTGATCAACGAACCACGCTGTTGAACACCATTAAATGGCGCTTTCAAAAAAGCTTCCCACAGGTGGCTCAAGTCGCAATCAAAACAACGTTAGTGAGTGAGATAGTCGATTTCGACAACATATTCACATGGGGCTTTATGCTCAAGCATTTAGCGGTATGTGTACACGGTGAAGATTTGTCAGACTGCTACGGTGATTTTGAAACGAGTTGGGAGATTGCTAAGCATTGGAATATGGATGCTGAAAACTGGTTGGCGGTCTACCGAAATAAAATCGTTCGAGCTACAGTGCCCGAACAACAAATAGCAGCACAGGTGATTATCGCCAAGAAGCTTTTAAGAGCGAGTTACTCTTTGGTAATGTATCGTGATAAATACTGGTTTGATGATCCCGTTGAATGTGGCCAGCAGTTCTTGAAGTATTACCCAGATAAAGAAGTCGAAATCCAACGATTAGGTATCTTACTGTCTGGAAGGGCGATCCCTAAACGATCGGTGATCGGCATTTTAGATGGTTTTGGTGAGTGGTTGGTTAAGCAGTATCAGAAAACTGAGTTTCGAATCGGGTAG
- a CDS encoding DNA polymerase II: MVIQQGFVLTRQARDFSGRTQIDLWLSSPQGPTLLTIQNEKPVFFVAQSDVEECQAIAAKESIDCQFKSLELATFDQIPLAACYTSLSRSSFGLAQAFNGEEIQTFESDIRLADRFLMERFIKGSIEFTGAITQKKQHLRVSNAKCRAGDYLPNLSVVSLDIECSEKGVLYSIGLDSPMDSRVIMIGEPQEADTNIQWVANEKALLEAMITWFSEFDPDIIIGWNVIDFDFRLLHKRSEWNEVKLNIGRDNQPSFFRSSAQNQQGFITIPGRVVLDGIDMLKTATYHFRSWSLESVSQELLGEGKDIHNVHDRMDEINRMFKFDKPSLAKYNLQDCVLVNRIFEHTHLLDFAIERSRLTGVELDRVGGSVAAFTNLYMPQIHRAGYVAPNLEPENWIASPGGYVMDSVPNLYDSVLVLDFKSLYPSIIRSFLIDPMGLIEGLKLELGPAENQAVEGFRGGQFHRSKHFLPEMIENLWAARDVAKKNNEKAFSQAIKIIMNSFYGVLGSSGCRFFDTRLASSITMRGHEIMKQTKVLIEDKGYQVIYGDTDSTFVSLNGSYDQKKADEIGNTLVAYINDWWTNHLKEVYNLTSILELEYETHYRKFLMPTIRGSETGSKKRYAGLINQGDQEKIIFKGLESARTDWTPLAQQFQQTLYEMVFHDQDPTDYVRQFVDKTAAGKYDDLLVYQKRLRRKLHEYQKNIPPQVRAARLADEINAKLGRPLQYQNKGRIEYLITLSGPEPKEYLKSGIDYQHYIDKQIKPVAEAILPFIGLDFERVSGQQLGLF, from the coding sequence TTGGTTATTCAGCAAGGCTTTGTACTCACAAGACAAGCGAGAGACTTTTCAGGGCGTACCCAAATTGACTTGTGGTTAAGCTCGCCTCAAGGCCCAACTCTGCTGACGATTCAAAATGAAAAACCGGTATTTTTCGTCGCTCAATCTGATGTTGAAGAATGTCAGGCAATCGCAGCGAAAGAGTCGATCGATTGCCAATTCAAGTCTCTAGAACTAGCCACATTCGATCAAATCCCTTTAGCCGCTTGTTACACCTCATTATCGAGAAGTAGCTTCGGGTTAGCTCAAGCCTTTAACGGTGAAGAGATTCAAACCTTTGAAAGTGATATTCGACTCGCTGATCGTTTCTTAATGGAACGCTTTATCAAGGGCAGTATTGAATTCACAGGCGCTATCACTCAAAAAAAACAGCACCTCAGAGTTTCGAACGCAAAATGCCGAGCTGGCGATTACTTGCCAAACTTGTCTGTGGTTTCGCTTGATATTGAGTGCTCGGAAAAAGGTGTGCTTTATTCCATCGGCCTAGACAGCCCGATGGACAGCCGAGTGATAATGATTGGCGAGCCACAAGAAGCAGATACCAATATCCAATGGGTTGCTAATGAGAAGGCGCTACTGGAAGCCATGATTACTTGGTTCTCCGAGTTTGACCCTGACATCATCATTGGTTGGAACGTTATCGATTTCGACTTTAGGCTGCTGCACAAACGTTCAGAGTGGAACGAAGTAAAACTCAATATCGGCAGAGACAACCAACCGAGTTTTTTCCGTAGTTCTGCACAAAACCAGCAAGGCTTTATCACTATTCCAGGGCGTGTTGTGTTGGATGGCATCGATATGCTTAAGACGGCAACCTATCACTTCCGCTCATGGTCTCTAGAGTCGGTATCACAAGAATTACTCGGCGAAGGCAAAGACATTCATAACGTTCACGATCGCATGGACGAGATCAACCGAATGTTTAAGTTCGATAAACCATCGCTCGCCAAATATAACCTGCAAGATTGTGTGCTAGTTAACCGTATATTCGAACACACTCACCTACTCGATTTTGCTATTGAACGCTCCCGATTAACCGGCGTTGAACTTGATCGTGTTGGTGGTTCTGTTGCGGCATTTACTAATTTATACATGCCTCAGATACACAGAGCGGGCTACGTCGCACCTAATTTAGAGCCTGAAAATTGGATCGCTAGCCCTGGTGGCTATGTAATGGACTCTGTACCTAACCTTTACGATTCGGTTTTGGTTCTCGATTTTAAAAGCCTATACCCATCGATCATTCGTTCATTTCTGATTGACCCAATGGGGCTTATTGAAGGTTTAAAATTAGAACTTGGCCCCGCCGAAAACCAAGCCGTTGAAGGGTTTCGAGGCGGCCAATTCCACCGCTCTAAGCACTTTTTACCAGAGATGATCGAAAACCTCTGGGCAGCGCGTGATGTTGCAAAGAAAAACAATGAGAAAGCTTTTTCTCAAGCGATTAAGATCATCATGAACTCTTTCTATGGCGTGCTTGGTTCTTCTGGTTGTCGTTTCTTTGATACACGACTCGCTTCCTCTATCACCATGCGCGGGCATGAAATCATGAAGCAAACTAAGGTTCTAATCGAAGACAAAGGCTATCAAGTAATTTATGGCGACACCGATTCAACCTTCGTATCGCTAAATGGCAGTTATGATCAGAAAAAAGCAGATGAGATCGGAAACACATTAGTCGCTTACATCAACGACTGGTGGACGAATCACCTGAAAGAAGTCTACAACCTCACCTCAATACTTGAATTGGAATACGAGACCCATTATCGCAAGTTTCTAATGCCGACGATTAGAGGCTCTGAGACAGGATCAAAAAAACGTTATGCTGGCCTAATCAATCAAGGTGACCAAGAGAAGATCATTTTCAAAGGCCTTGAAAGTGCCCGAACTGATTGGACTCCTCTTGCACAGCAATTCCAGCAAACCTTGTATGAGATGGTGTTTCACGACCAAGATCCAACGGACTATGTCAGACAATTTGTCGATAAAACCGCTGCTGGTAAATACGATGATTTATTGGTGTATCAAAAACGCTTGCGCCGTAAGTTGCATGAATACCAAAAGAATATTCCGCCACAGGTTCGCGCAGCAAGATTGGCCGACGAGATCAATGCCAAGCTTGGCCGTCCGCTTCAATACCAAAACAAAGGACGTATTGAATATTTGATTACGCTGAGTGGCCCTGAGCCCAAGGAATATCTGAAGAGTGGTATCGATTATCAACATTACATCGACAAGCAAATTAAACCAGTAGCAGAAGCGATTCTGCCGTTTATAGGGTTAGATTTTGAAAGAGTTAGCGGGCAGCAGCTAGGTCTGTTCTAG
- the uvrY gene encoding UvrY/SirA/GacA family response regulator transcription factor, with the protein MINVFLVDDHELVRTGIRRIIEDVRGMNVAGEAESGEDAAKWCRTNNTDVILMDMNMPGIGGLEATKKILRFNPDIKIIVLTVHTENPFPTKVMQAGAAGYLTKGAGPDEMVNAIRMVNSGQRYISPEIAQQMALSQFSPASENPFADLSERELQIMMMITKGQKVTDISEQLNLSPKTVNSYRYRLFSKLDISGDVELTHLAIRHGMLDTETL; encoded by the coding sequence TTGATAAATGTTTTCCTTGTAGATGATCACGAGCTGGTTCGCACAGGGATACGACGTATTATTGAAGACGTCCGTGGAATGAACGTAGCAGGGGAAGCTGAAAGCGGTGAAGATGCTGCAAAATGGTGTCGTACTAACAATACTGACGTTATTTTGATGGATATGAATATGCCTGGTATTGGTGGCTTAGAAGCAACCAAGAAAATCTTGCGTTTCAACCCTGATATTAAAATCATCGTTTTAACGGTTCATACGGAAAATCCGTTTCCAACTAAAGTGATGCAAGCTGGAGCTGCTGGTTACCTTACTAAAGGGGCAGGTCCGGATGAAATGGTAAATGCTATTCGAATGGTCAACAGCGGCCAAAGATACATTTCGCCAGAAATTGCGCAGCAGATGGCTTTGAGCCAATTCTCGCCTGCGTCTGAAAATCCATTCGCAGACCTATCTGAACGTGAACTTCAAATCATGATGATGATAACCAAGGGTCAGAAAGTGACGGATATTTCGGAACAACTCAATCTAAGTCCTAAAACAGTCAATAGTTACCGCTACCGTTTATTCAGTAAACTGGATATCAGTGGTGATGTAGAGTTGACGCATTTAGCGATTAGACATGGAATGTTAGATACTGAGACCCTTTAA